The following DNA comes from Paenibacillus crassostreae.
ATAACCTAATGGGTCATTGTCTAGATCAATATTGACTGTACCCGCAAGTGCGTATGCAACAACCAATGGAGGTGATGCAAGATAATTAGCTTTAACTTGAGCATGTATACGACCTTCAAAGTTGCGGTTACCTGAGAGAACAGCAGCTACAGTTAAATCATTATCAGCAATTGCTTGGTTTACTTCATCTGGAAGTGGGCCTGAATTACCGATACAGGTTGCGCAACCGTATCCGGCTAAATAGAATCCAAGAGCTTCAAGAGATTCTAATAATCCAGCTTTCTTTAAATACTCGGTAACCACTAATGAACCTGGTGTTAAGCTACTCTTCACATAACCTGGTTTTTTGAGACCACGTTCAACAGCTTTCTTGGCCAGAAGTCCAGCACCTAACATAACACTAGGATTTGAAGTATTCGTACAACTAGTGATTGCAGCGATAACCACGGCTCCAGTACCAAGTTTGCTAACGGTACCATCGGTATGTTGAATACTTACGGTTTGATCGATCTTGCTGTCGCTAAGACCATAACCACCTTTGTCTAATGGTGTGCGAATAATATCGTTGAAGGAATCCTTCATATTACTTAATTCAATACGATCTTGAGGTCGCTTAGGTCCAGCTAAACTAGGAACTACAGAAGCTAAATCTAATTCGATGACATCAGTGAACTCTGGATCAACGGTATATTCGGTACGGAACATATCTTGAGCTTTGTAATATGCTTCCACGAGTGCAACCTGTTCATCAGAACGACCAGTATTTCTCAAATACGATAGTGTCTCATTATCGACAGGGAAATATCCGATTGTTGCTCCATATTCAGGAGCCATGTTAGCGATTGTTGCTCGATCGGCTAGGCTAAGGTTAAGTAGCCCAGGTCCAAAGAATTCAACGAATTTCCCAACAACGCCTTTTGTACGTAAAATCTGAGTCACAGTAAGTGCTAAGTCAGTTGCAGTCGCACCTTCATTTAGACTTCCTGTAAGCTTGAATCCAACAACTTCAGGCATGATGAAATAAAGAGGTTGTCCGAGCATTCCAGCTTCCGCTTCAATTCCACCTACACCCCAGCCTACAACACCTAAACCATTAATCATGGTTGTATGGGAATCCGTTCCTACAAGTGAATCTGGGTACACAACCGTCTCTCCATCAATGACTTTAGTTGCTGCTACGGAAGCGAGATATTCAAGGTTAACTTGATGTACGATTCCAGTTGCTGGTGGAACAGCACGGAAGTTATCGAAAGCTGTTTGAGCCCAACGTAGGAATCGATAGCGTTCCTCATTACGTTCGAATTCCATATCCATATTAATTGCTAGTGAATCGGGTGCTCCGAAAGCATCGACCATTACGGAATGGTCAATTACGAGGTCTACGGGTACAAGTGGATTAATCTTCTTAGGGTCACCGCCAGCTTTTTTAACGGTATCTCTCATTGCAGCTAGATCTACTACGACAGGAACACCTGTGAAATCCTGAAGTACGATTCTTGCAGGAATAAACGGTATTTCTTTATTCTCGTCACGGCCATTATTCCAATCTGCAAGTTGTTTAACATGTTCTTCTGTAATGGCTCTTCCATCAAATTGACGAATTGCAGCTTCAAGTAGCACTTTAATAGAAAAAGGAAGTGTAGAAACGCTACCGATTCCTTGCTTCTCTAAAGATTGCAAACTGTAGTAACGATAGTTCTTGCCATTGACAACTAATTGCTGTGCGGTAGAAAAGTGATCTTTCCCGGGCATAAATGTTCCTCCTTAAATTTTTAAATTTTCATTTTGATATTCGTCGTAAGAAGTTAGAACTGAAAGTACTCCCTTAATAGTGTAACTCTTAAATATTGTTTCATCAGGTGAAACGGTATTTCAAAAAAATCATTTATTTAAGTATACCGTTTACAATGAAGCTAGTAAAGGGATTTTTACTTCCATATCAAGATATAAATGATGAATATACATTGAGAAAACTAGTAATAATATCTGCTTCATAAGATTAAATGGATAGAGTGTCAAGCACGTTCATATATTGATATTAATTAACCGCATATTAGTTGGAAAAGGGAGGAATTAATCATATGGAACAACCATGGAAACAGTTATTATTTACTTATGTTAATCAATATAACCAATGCCAGATTGATTACCGAGCGGAATCACAGCAACAAGTGGTAACCGATATGTCGTTTGTAATGGAAAGATCTAAGCGAATGAAAAGGTTATCGGACTGGTATGAGATGCGGGAATCCATACCACTACGAAGTGAAACACGAGCAAAATTGATACAAATGATTCGAGAATCAGATCAAGATGTGATACTGGATATTCAGCTTCACTCCAAGCTTTATTATTCTAAGGGAGGAATGACTCATCGAGAAGATATGATACAACGTGAACGTTTAAATTTTATTCGTGATGGATTCCAATGGGTTATCGTATCGATCGAACAGCTAACCGTTGAACGTCACCCTAATCTTGAGAATTTATCACTACCTAATGAAGGAACGGGATCATTTGGTGAAGGATCTGGACCCTATTTAAATGCGCATGTATGGGGTAGTGGATCTAACCGTCGCCCTGTGAAGTATTCACGGGAAGAGGCTGTAGCTTATGCAGATCTGTGGTGGGATTCTGAGAACCCAGAATTTATAACCTTTACGGTAAACTGTACTAATTATATCTCGCAGTGCCTCTTTGCAGGGGGGGCTCCAATCCACTATACTGGTAACAGAGCAACAGGTTGGTGGTACAAAGGATACGTAAGCAATAAAGAGTGGTGGAGTTATAGTTGGGCTGTATCTAATAGCTTGGAGTATTTATTGAGTACTAGTACCAAGGGCCTTAGAGCTGAAGTTGTCGATCGGGCAGAACAATTAATGCTTGGAGATGTAATCATCTATGATTGGGATGGTGATGGGAACTATCAGCATAGCACCATCGTAACGGCATTTGACGCTGGAGGAATGCCATTGGTTAATGCAAATACCGTGAGTAGTCGACATCGTTATTGGGATTATAAAGACTCTTATGCTTGGCAAGAGAATACTAAATATCAGTTCTTGCATATTCCAGATATCTTTTAACTTGGGGATTGCATTAGAGAAATTTATAATGAATGATACATGGAAAAATGGAATGACATAACATTAGGTTAGAAAGAGGTTAAGTATGAATAAATCTAGAGTAGGTCTTGTATACGGTGGTAAATCAGGAGAACATGAGGTATCATTGCAAACTGCTTTCGCGGTAATGAACGCCTTTGATTACAATAAATATGACATTATTCCTTTCTACATTACGAAAAAGGGAGAATGGTTAAAAGGGGAAGTACGACAATCTCCTTTTGAGAAGATAGAAGATCTAAAACTAATGAATCATTCGGAAGGATCACAAGCTGCATTAGCTGTTTTATTCAGTCGGTTAAATGACGGAGAATCTTCTGCAACACTGGATCTTATGTTTCCTCTTCTGCATGGAACTTTTGGCGAAGATGGTACCATTCAAGGGTTATTCGAAATGGCTAACATGCCTTATGTGGGTGCAGGAGTATTAGCTTCAGCTGCTGGGATGGATAAGGTAGTTATGAAGAAGTTATTTGCTGAAGCTGGGTTACCGCAAGTTGGCTATCGTTATTTCACACGTAGTCAATGGATGCACGACAGTTACGAAATTATTGTAGGTGTGGAAGATCATTTGGGGTATCCGTGTTTTGTTAAGCCAGCCAATCTAGGTTCCAGTGTAGGAATCTCTAAAGCTAAAGACCGCGATGAACTTGAGCGGGCGATTAACTTTGCCTTGCGTTATGATATTAAGGTCATAGTCGAAGAATTCGTTGATGCAAGGGAAATAGAGGTTAGTGTACTTGGGAATGATGAACCTATGGCTTCAGTTCCTGGTGAAATCGTATCATCAAGCGAGTATTATGACTATGCTGCTAAATATACCGATGGTCAATCACAAATGCTGATCCCTGCACCACTTGATCCAGAATTGGCTGATAGGATTAGGGATGCGGCAATAGTTGCATTTCAAGCGCTTGAAGGAAGTGGAATTAGTCGGGCAGATTTCTTCGTACGTAAATCGGATCAGAGTATCCTTATTAATGAAGTGAACACGATGCCTGGTTTTACACCTTATAGTATGTACCCTCTATTATGGCGGGAGACAGGATTGGATTATGCGACACTACTCGATCGTATGATTGAATTGGCATTGGAACGTTACGCTAGCAAACAAGCATTAGATTATAATAACGATTAATAGATATGTTCTTCTAATCTTGAATAGGAAAGAGGAATCGATTATGGGCTTTCAAACAGAATTTAATTCAGTATGTAAATTTAAGAACGAACAAGAGATTTATGAACTTATGGAGTATGGCCGTGGAAAAATGGTGAAGAAGGGTTTTCGTGTTTTTCCAACAGGACAAAAAGTCATTGCTTATACGCCTGACAACCTTGCAATTGCTATTGTTAAGATTGTTGGATACATTGCCGAGATTAACTTTCAGGGAGAAGAAGTAACGGAAGTAGAGATGGAATTGGTTCGTAAACTAAATGATGAGGAGTCGCGCATCCAGACCGATCTAGCATACGAGATGTTCTTTGGTGATCAAGAGGAATGATTGTTCGGTTCGGATATGTTGCGATGTCCATGGTTGTGCAGGATACATCTCCTTCCAAAACGATGACGATGACCAGTTTTAATAAGTTAGCTGATCGGGAGGGAGCGCTTCTGAAGTTGGAACGTATTGCACGCACGAATCTGCATAATACGTTGCGGCTTCTGAAACATAATGTAGCACACGACATAAAGGTATATCGCTTTTCTTCCAAACTAATCCCACTAGCAACACATGGAGATCTGGAAGATTGGAGCCCTATGCCTGTGTTACAGGATTCATTTGCTGAGGTAGGTGAATTTGTTAAGAAACATGAGATGAGAGTGTCCTTTCATCCAGATCATTTCACGGTATTAAGCACACCGCGTCCAGTGGTTCTAATTAATTCTGTACGTGATCTGAAACATCATGTGACTATGTTGAATGCAATGGGACTTGATGCAACCGCTAAGAACAATATTCATATAGGTGGAGCTTATGGGGACAAGCCATCTGCCGCTGCTCGATTTGAAGAACATTTCGAACATTTAAGCCGGGATATCCAGGAGAGATTAACGCTTGAGAATGATGATAAGACATTCAACGCTATCGAGACTTTGAGAGTATGTCAAAATGTTAAACTACCGATGGTATTGGATATTCATCATCAATGGGTGAACAATGAGGGTGAACTACCATGGGAGCTATGGCCATATATACGCGAAACATGGCAGAGTGAACTGGCGCAAGCTGACGCACAAGTTAATAAACCTTTGGTACCTAAAATTCATGTGTCCAGTCCTAGGAGTGTAAGGGATATCCGAAGTCATGCAGATGGTGTAGAGGTTGGACCGTTGTTAGATTTTCTAAGAAGAATTGCAAAGGATACACCGTATTTAGACGTTATGATTGAAGCTAAAAGTAAAGATACAGCGTTGTTTGGGCTGATGCAGGATTTGGGTCAGTTTGTTACAGAAGGGGTAACCGTTAAAGATAAGGCGAGTATTGAGATCCAACCATAGCCATACAGTGAACTATAGTATGAACACCACTTGAATTTAGAGGTAAAATAAGGTACTTTTAAAGTGATTATGTAAAAAGAGTTCCGAACTGCTAGATTTAAACAGAAAGTAGATGAGTGCTTTGAACCAAAAGGATAAAGTTCCTTATGTTGTGACAAGCAAGAGCTTTACCGCAGTTGCAATTAATGCAGCAGCGAAGGCGGGCGAATGGATCAAGAGTAGATTAGGTACGGTGAAAGAATTAAATACAAAATATTCATCACATGATTTAGTGACAGAAGTAGATAAAGGTGCAGAGCAGATGATACGCAAGCTCATTCTCACACATTTCCCTGATCATGAAATTCTCGGAGAAGAGGCTGTTGAGCCAGGACCAGATGCTTCGGTACGTGCTTTAAAGGAATCTCTAGATGCAGAATACTTATGGATCGTTGATCCTGTAGATGGTACCACTAATTATGTACACGGATTTCCATTCTTTGCTGTCTCTATTGCACTTGCCTACAAGGGTGAAGTCATTGTAGGTGTAATTTATGATATATCAAGAGATGAACTGTTTGTAGCTGAGAAGGGTAAAGGCGCTTATGTTCATGGAAAACCAACCCTAGTCTCGCAGGAATGTACGATTGGAACAAGCTTATTAGCAACGGGTTTTCCGCCTGATCAAAACTTTGCTTTTCCAATAAATATGTTGGGTCTACAACATGTAGCACCAAAGTCTCGTAGTATTCGTGCGGGTGGATCAGCTGCCTTGCATATGGCCTATGTAGCCGCAGGAAGACTTAGTGGATATTGGGAAATCGGTCTGAATTCATGGGATTTAGCTGCTGGAGTTCTTCTGGTGAAGGAATCTGGGGGGGAAGTTACGGATACATTGGGACGCCCTTATGATCTAAGTGTTAGACATATAGTGGCAAGTAACGGTCAAATTCATCATGAATTGATTGAAGCATTGGAAGAAGCAGGAGCTACAGGGTTTTAGAACATATGGTTCTATACAATCGTGAAGGGGGTTCTTTCCTTATGAATGAAAAGGATGATCTGGAACGGCAAATAAGTGAGCTACTGATCGATGGTGAGATGATGAATCAAGAGGATTTACAGGAACAGGGACGAAGAATGATTCCACCTAAATATGAAATTCGTATTCAGACTACATTAGATCCTATTGTAGAAGAGACTCGTAAATACCGAGAAATCGCAGAAGAAATAGATGATAGGTATGATAGTTATTTAGAAAAAGCAGATCGTAACAATACTAAGATGAACTAAGAATAAAGATTTTGGAGAAATCCCTTCAAATTTAAGGGGTTTCTCCTTTTTTTTTATTAGTAGGTAATGGTAAAATAGTTGTATTAAGGTTTGAGTTATTATGTCAGAATGACAAAAAAGGGAGTTGATGAGTTGGTACAATTATGGAAAAAGAAGATTTCAGTTGTGAACTTAGCTGTTTTGCTATCTACAACTTTAGGAATGTTTAGTGGATTGACTTCTGTACAAGCGCAGGCAATAGAGCCAGATCCTTATCGCATTGTTGCACTAGGGGATTCTCTTACGGTGGGATATGAGCCTGAGATGGATCTGACTAGTACACCATATGGATTTGTGGATCGTTTACATGAACAAGGATTATTCCATAGTAGAACAGAGACTATTAATTATGGGATCTTAGGTTTGAAAGGTACAGGATTGGAACATTTTCTAGATGCAGCCCAAAAGGGGGTAGCTATTTCTGCAGAGGATATTCAACCTGGACTTGTAGACCCTAGAGCAGGGGAAATTGGAGCATCTGCTATTCAATTGAAAGCTGACATCCAATCAGCAGATCTCATTACAATTACTATAGGAGGTAATGATTTAGGAATCATTATTAGTGAAGCTGATAATTTGGTTGACGCAGAACTTAACTTAAAAGTAGAGCAATTATTAACTTCTTATAAGACTACAATGACAGCAATCATCGAAAACTTGCATGAAATGAATAAGGATGCACTTATTGTTGTTGCTGATCAATATCAGCCTATTCCTGAAATTGCTAATCGAGCAATGTATCCTAAATTAATTAATGCTGCAAATTCATTTACAGGTGTCGTAGAGCAGTTAGTTACTGATTTTCAAAGTCAAAGTGTGAATATCAAAATTGCTCATGTAGCTGAAGAGTTTGTGGGTGGGGAGAGTACGATGACTCATATTATCGGAGATCGGGATATACATCCTAATCAACTTGGATATGGGGTTATGGCTGAAGTATTTGCAGAAGTCGTCTGGGGTGAATACTTGAAACCAAGTATCAATGATAAAGCTGAACCTATGACAATTGTGGTGAAAGGAAAGGAACTGAAGACCCCTTATCAACCAGTGTTACGTAAAAATCAGAATTTCGTTGCGATCAAGGATATCGTAGATGCTATTGGAGCAACATCTGTTTGGGATAGTAAATCTTCCAGTGCTACAATTACCTATGGAGATCGAACAGTAGTTATTAAGATCGGTTCATCTACAGTCACTGTGAATGGAGAATCGATAGCTGTAACTTCACCAGCTTTTTTACACAAGGTGGGAACTGAAGGGAAAACTTATGTTCCGTTAGCCGTAATTGCTACAGGTCTAGGGTTCGATGTGCAGTATATTGCTTCATTAAGAACCGCCTTCATTAATCAATAATAGAAATTGTTCATAATATTTAGTTAATAGTCGCCTCTATGTATGGGCGGCTATTTATTGTATGGTATTGTAGAGTTATTATAAGAAATGAACTTTGTAGTATAGAAGGGCGGGAGCAACCATTCTTATACGAAAATATAAAAGCGCTTTCAAAAATGTTGGAATTCATTATCAGGTGATTGGTCTCATTTCTCTGTTAATGCTAGTTAGTTTTGCTATTTATATAACAGTTCTGAAAAATGTATTCAGCATTTATGATGAACAAATCTATAAGAAATCATCTCAAGTGTTAACGATGTCCTCTATCGGAATTGAGAGTCAGCTAAAAGAAATGGAAGAGTTATCTTTTAAAGTTGTATCAGATGAGCAAATTCAAAGTTACTTATCGCAACTACAGGATGATAGTTCTGCCTATGAAAAATTGGTATTACATAAAAAGATAACAGATCGAATCATTGCCTTTGCAGGATCGGAGAAATATGTGTATTCGATGATGGTGATAGATCAGGAGAGAAATGTCATGGTAGCGGGCAACCGTGAGGGAATTCCAGAAACACTTCAGAATGACCTTGTTGCACTTGCCGAAGAATATGATGGATCTAATGCATGGATGTTGGGTGGAAGAGGGTTCTCTTTACTTAGCGTTCGAGAAATCAAATCATTCACGAACGCTACGTTCACTTTGGAGAATCTAGGCACACTTGTCTTTCGGGTTCGTATCGATCGAATTGTTGACGATCAAGTGCAAGATGCAGGAAATGAAGGTCAATTAATTATTACGGACGGTAAGGATATTCTCTATCCCCAGGAGCCATTACTAACCGAATCTGAAATGTTGATTGAGATGAATAATGACAAACTCTATAGTATAGATTCTTATGAGCATGGTAGGTATTTCGCAGCGAAATTTCGATCTTCGTATACGGATTGGACCTATTTTCATATAACTCCTTTTCATCAAATGTTTGAACGAATTACGTTCATCAAAAGTTTTGTCACGATCGTCTTTATATTTATTTTTGTACTGGCCATTCTGTTTGGAACGAGGTTAGCGTTAAGTATCACACGGCCGATTGATCGACTTATCAAAAAAATGCGTGATATAGAGGAAGGTGATCTCGATAAATTAGAAGAGTTGGCTTTAGGGACGGTACCTTCTTCTCCGCAATCTGAGGTTGGACTACTTTATCGCACATTCAAAATGATGATTCAACGCATTCGTGAGTTAATTAACGAGAATTACACGAAACAACTACTTATTAGAGAAACCGAACTAAAGGCACTTCAGGCTCAAATCAACCCTCATTTCCTCTACAATACGCTTGAATCCATTAATTGGTTAGCTAAAACGAACAAACAAGATCAGATTTCAAAAATGGTAGAATCTCTAGGATTTCTATTACGTAGTTCAATCAATTTTGACAATCAATTAATTACGCTTGGCAGCGAAATAGATATAGTCATGAGTTATGTAACGATACAAAAGGTTAGATTTGAAGAACGCTTAGAATTCACGATAGACATAGAATCATATTTAGAGAACGCCCTTATTCCAAAACTAACTTTACAGCCACTGGTGGAGAATGCTATTCATTATGCTCTAGAGCCTAATATTGAACCATGTCAGATTGTAATTATAGTAAGGGAAAATCAAGGGGTCATTACTATCTTTGTGCAGGATAATGGACCGGGAATGGACCCAGAGTTTCTTAAACAGTTATCAGAAGGAAAAGTGCAGACATTAGGAAAGGGGATTGGTCTAAGTAATATTGAAGAGCGAATAAAATTGACCTATGGGAGCGAGTGGGGGCTCCATATCGAGAGTGAACCTAACATCAAGACGTCCGTCCAAGTTAGAATTCCCTATATCAAAGGAGGCGAGCTAGATGTATAAAGTGATGTTAGTGGATGATGAACGTATGATTCTCGATGGCATATCACAGGTGGTGGATTGGAGAAGTTCCGGAACTGAACTAATAGCTACTGCTAGAAACGGGATAGAAGCTTACGAGAAGATCATTTCTAACAAGCCAGATATTGTAATCAGTGATATTTGTATGCCTGGACTTGATGGATTGGGTCTTGTAGAGAAAACATGGTTGAGCTACCCAAGTGTAAAATTTATTATGTTGTCTGGACACAAGGACTTCGATTATGCCAGACGTGCCATGCAATATGGGGTGAAGCACTATTTATTAAAACCATGTAACGAGTCGCAAATTCTTAAAGCAATTCAGGAGTTACTAAAGGAACGGGAAGAGCAACAAGAACGTGATAAATTTATGGATCGCATCAAGCATGGACTCCAAAAAGTGTTGCCTCATGTTAAGGAGCAATTTCTTAAAGAATTTATTACGAATAAAACATATGGTACAACGGATGTAGAGTATTACGAGGATTTGTTTGAACTCTCGTTAATTAGCCAATCAGTAAGGATGGTATTAATTCAACTTGATGAGATTCGTGAATATGAGTACTTATTTGCTTTGAAAAATATAGCGGAGGATATTCTTCCAAGTGTTCTACTTAGTACAACGATTGAAGGTCGGTTATTAATTCTTCTACCAGAATCCGATCATGTCGAAACACTTATTCAAGATATTGAAATGGTACGGTCAACATTTTATAAATTCTATAAGCTAGATATCACAATTGCTCTAAGTGAAGCAGATCGTATGGTTAATGCCCGTAAATTGTATCGTGAGATGCTTCAATGTATGAATCATCGTTTTTATATTGGTGAAGGTAGTTTAATTATGATGCATGATTTAGCACTCCATGAACGTGATGGTGCGTTAGATTTAAATTATATATTGGATGAAGAGAAGTTTTGTTTACTCATCAAATCTGGAAATATTGATGAGGTAGGACAAGATATTGAGCGGTTATTTACGCATTTAGATGAGATGAGATTGGAAATTGCTATGACTCGTTCATACGTACTCCAACTTTATGCTGCAATGATACGTATCTGTCCATCAGGGGAGATTAACTCCTTTACGAAGGGGATGACAATGCTGGCAGAAATGGAGACGCTGGCTGGATTGAAGATATTTGTAATCGAAGCAGCGAATCAATTAACTAAGGGATATTATAAGAATAATATTCATCGACAGTCATCAACGGTAGATAAAATGATTTCCATTATCGTGAATAATTATAAGAATGATCAATTGTCTTTAAATGGTGTGGCTAATCAAATTTTATATATGAACCCAGATTATTTAGGTAAGATATTTAAAAAAGTAACCGGCAATAGTTTCTCAAATTATGTGAATCAGTATCGAATCCAGCGCGCCTGTGAATATATTCGCAGCGGTGATAATGTGAGGGTATTCGAACTTGCAGATCAGTTTGGATTCTCAGGCAACTCGCAATATTTCAGTCAGGTATTCAAGAAATATATAGGGATGACTCCAACGGAATTTATTAAATCATGAAAACTCTGTTTTTTTAACCAATAGCTCTGATTTGTGTATTCAACTTCTAGTATCAATTTGGGAAAATAAGCTTACATAATTGAAAGCGTTATCAATCTGAGAGAGATGTTAATCATTATATTTGAAAAGGGGCGAAAAACTTGAGGAAAAAAGCGACCATGTTGTTGACTGTATTAATGCTTCTAATAGTTACTGCATGTGGAAATTCAGCAAACACGAAAGAAACACAAGCTACCGCAACTGAAGGAGAAACGACAAGTACAGAAGCAACAAGTACAGAAACAAAGAAGGATATAACTTTACGGATAGCTTGGTGGGGATCAGA
Coding sequences within:
- a CDS encoding response regulator transcription factor, encoding MYKVMLVDDERMILDGISQVVDWRSSGTELIATARNGIEAYEKIISNKPDIVISDICMPGLDGLGLVEKTWLSYPSVKFIMLSGHKDFDYARRAMQYGVKHYLLKPCNESQILKAIQELLKEREEQQERDKFMDRIKHGLQKVLPHVKEQFLKEFITNKTYGTTDVEYYEDLFELSLISQSVRMVLIQLDEIREYEYLFALKNIAEDILPSVLLSTTIEGRLLILLPESDHVETLIQDIEMVRSTFYKFYKLDITIALSEADRMVNARKLYREMLQCMNHRFYIGEGSLIMMHDLALHERDGALDLNYILDEEKFCLLIKSGNIDEVGQDIERLFTHLDEMRLEIAMTRSYVLQLYAAMIRICPSGEINSFTKGMTMLAEMETLAGLKIFVIEAANQLTKGYYKNNIHRQSSTVDKMISIIVNNYKNDQLSLNGVANQILYMNPDYLGKIFKKVTGNSFSNYVNQYRIQRACEYIRSGDNVRVFELADQFGFSGNSQYFSQVFKKYIGMTPTEFIKS